The DNA window TCTGGTTGACGGAGTCCATAAGACGATCACTGGGGGAACACAGTGTAATAACAGTAGAAGAAAGCAAGACAGTCACACTgaaccactgtggtggtttgaaagaacatggcccccaaagggaatggcactattaggagtgtggccttgttggaggaagtgtgtcactgtgggggcgggctctgAAGTCTTTTTCTCCAGCTTCCCTCAGAGTAACAGTCAgtcgatttcctgttgcctgcaagatgtggcactctcagctccagccatgctccccgtcatgatgaCGATgaactgagcctctgaaactgtaagccagcctcaattaaacgatttctttgtaagagttgccatggtcacggtgtctcttcacagcaatagaaactctaactaagacaaccaccACAATCACAGAAAAGCAGTGCCAAGAACCATTCCTCATGGAGCTAGGAAGGGGACTCGGTAAGTAAAGTGCTGGTGTGCAAATACGAGAGCCTCCACTCAAATCCCTAACACTAAGGCAAAAGCCTGGCACAGTGGCACTCACCTGTAACCCCAAGACTGCCGTGGAGACAGaggcacacacttgtaaccccaagACTGCAGTGGAGACAgaggcacacacctgtcaccccaagactggggtggagacagaggcacacacctgtcaccccaagactggggtggggacagaggcacacacctgtaaccccaagactggggtggagacagaggcacacacctgtaaccccaagactggggtggagacagaggcacacacctgtaaccccaagactaggcaaaacagtgagctccaagttcagtgacagactctgtctcaaaaagtaagaagagctggagagatgggtcagtggttaagagtgttggctgttcttccagaggacctgggttcttttCCTAGGCCCAcaatcatctgtgactccagttccagataaTCCAACCCACTTTTGGCCTCCTTAGGCagtgcatacatgtggtacatgggcaggcaaaacacccatatacaaaaagcaaaattacatgttttttttctaattaaaaagaataaaatagcaGCCatgaagtggtggcacacgcctttaatcccagcatttgggaggtagaagcaggcagatctctgagttcgaggccagcctggtctccagtgtgagttccaggacagccaggactacacagagaataaaataaaaataaaataaaaaagaaagactagagagcaattgaggaaggcatccgacattgacctctggcctccacacgcaccTACATACATGCTCATGCACGCATGTGCCTGTGCTCAGAGTACCGCATCACCAACTACAACGTTATGGTGGCACCTGTCTCCACAGGGTGCAGGGACAGTGGTGCCCCTGGCCTTTCCTCCACATCTCAGCCTCTCACTTCAGAAGCTCAGGTGGCTTTATGTATGTAAACAGCCTTCTCAGACCCAAGGGCCCTCttacttttcattataaattttaataCAAATGATTATTTTGCAAGTTTATCTCCCTCAGTCAgaataataatgtattttatcattatttgaAAGATTTCACAATGAAAATTAATAGCtgtagtttttgtgtttttgtttttgttcctatcCAGCAAACCAGGTTCAACAGAACACGTTTGCCTTGCAAAACCAGAAATTATCTTTTCAAATaagaattttaatttaaacttaCTATACAGTCTTACAGCTAGCCGTACCATGGCATCCTGGAACCCTagaaaggacctgggttctggaaaacttctttgttctgtatttaaTCCAGCGATTTATACAACTGCACCAAGGAACTGGTGTTTGATGTTTCCCAGCATTCAACTTAAAACATTAGACATAATAAGCGGAATGGGGAGGAATCATGATTAAATGCCCAAAATGTAAACATGAGAAAgtaaacatgaaaacaaatcactttaagaaatcatttaattacaAGAAAATTAGCCTGAAAATTGCAGCCTTCTAAACAAACTGTCTATAGGAAAACAACAGCTCATTTACCGCCGTGatgttttatttctccttcagatAATCCCACCTATTGAAGCCGGTCTTTCCTAGCCAACATTAGACTACACGGGGTCTTTTCATGTTTAATATTCCATAAAACAGAACTCGCTTTCTTCCTGAAATGAGAATGATTTTGCTACAGAGAAACTTGAAATTGCTCTCTTGTGACTACTCCTATGAGCCCCGCCCCGAAGGCAGTGAAAATCAACCACAAAGCGGCTGGTTTACCAACAGTTCCCGTCATTCACTTCGTTTTACCAGCCCAAGTACACACTCTGAGAAGAGCTCCCCAAGCCCTGCAGTTTCAAATTCCTTTTGTAACTCCTCCAGTGTTGAATACTCCTTGACTTCAAACGCCAGAAACCTGCATTATACAAGAGAAGCTCATGAATATGCGGAGATTTGTCAGAGGATAATTACCCATTCAGTTGCTTTTGCATCTGCAATAGTACTAAATTATACCTTTTGTGTTCCGTTTGTACTTTTGTTTCAGACAGTACACTAATCATTTTCTCTTTGCACTTCTTTCCACTTGAGTCCACATCTACTTTGGAGGTTTTCTGAAGAATCAAGTACTCCTAAACGATAATCAGTATGGTAAATGCAGAGCTGACTCTGAACGGCACAGTCCTGTTCTAAAGGAGCCATAACCCACAAGCATTTTCCTGCTCAAACGTTCTCAGACTGGAGCAGTAAGAGAGTTACATGGTGTCTTTACAAGGTGGATGAACACTGTTCTGCTGAACACAGGTGTAAAGAGCAGTAACAACAAAGTGTTCCCCTTTAAATCTGGACTGGACAGCTACCAGAGTGGGTTATTTAAACtctcaataagtaaataaaaagctgTTTAATGCAGTTATTTAAACCAGTTATTTAAGCTCAAACTCTGCCTTAGATAAGGACTCCACACAACCGGATATAACAGGATCCACTTCCTGGTGAAGCTGGGACTTGGGAATGAAGGAGCAGACACAGCACTTCCAGGACTGGCTGCCTTGCGGAGCATGGAACACCGCCGCACAGTAACGGCACCACTGGTATCACCAAGCCGGCCAGAACGGGGCCATCCGGCACACACCACCTCCTGCCCACCTAGAAATGCACCTGGACACTCCTGACCCTAGTACACAATCCGATAAacaaatttaacagagaaatccATGTAAAATGACATTTTAGAGAAAgctataaaaaaattatttctctgaACTAGTGCAGTTGTAGTCATAAGAACAAACACATGTCAGTAACTCATGACTCTGTCTGAATAATGACTGTAAAACACTGCATTTATCCTAATGTGCCCGAGCCGGTCACAGACAACCAGAGTCTTAGGCAAATGTGAGCAAGGAACCTTGTAGCCATTTTTGTCAGCTAGTGTGTTATCCTAAAGGAACAACGTTCTTAGATACATACAGATTCCCTCAAAATCTGTGGTTCCTTGGCCAGGCCCCACTGCAGGCTAGAGGCTAAATCTGCCTTCTTTCTTTATCTATGCAAGAACCCAGCATGGATCTGGTTAAGCAAATGTCAAAGGAGGTTTAGGGTATGAAGCCACCTTGGAAAAACTTGGGGCTGTTATTCTGCAAAGCTTTAAGATCACAGGCTGTTCCTGTTaaatctgttttaaataaaatcttctgTAACTGTGCCTGACCCATTCTGACAGCGAAAGACTTACTAAGTGATCTGTAGCTCTTTTAAGGTTTAAAACATAATAAGCAGGTTTCCTTGTCTAGCTCCTCACAGAACAGGCTAGGGGGCTTTGGGTTGAGAGCTTGGAAGTCTGAAGATGACGGCTTTGAAAGCAGCTGCTGAGACAAGCCAGGTGGAAAGAAGTCGGGGAAGAGGTGACAGGCTGACAGTCCTAAGCACCCTGCTTCCACAGAGGCCGGCTCTCCGCTGTAAGGGACAAGCCTTCCTACACCACGGCACAATGCTAAAGGGTCAGGGTGCACTTTTAAGTGCCTGCAAGTTAGGAATTCTGCAGACTACTCACAAACAGACTTCCTGCTGTGCTGAGCTATGGAAAAATTAATATGTACGAGCTTTTAGTGCTCATTTATACAGTTGCAGGTTATCATTAATACAAAACAAATACACGTCACGggacttttttaaaaactggtgctggtgctggagagagctcagaggttaagagcactcagtgctctttcagaggacctgggtttgattgatTCTCAGTACCCAAATGGCAGCTAATAGCGGCCTGTGACTCTGGTTCCAAGGGAGCCTacacccccttctggcttcctcaggtactgcacatacatggtccacaggcaaaacacccacacacattaaaaaaatacaaatgaatatttttttaaaactactgCTTTAAGTGGCATAATATTtacaacataataaatatttataatcttATACTTACTTTGCAAGTTTATGGCTGTTGTAGGAACTAGATATTCATTTTTACGAAGAACTAGGGGGTtggctagagaaatgactcagtggttaagagcatggctactcttgcagagttcaattcccagctcccacatggcagctcacagccatctgcaacttcagtcccagggaatccaacaccttcttctggcctctgtgagcaccaggcacacaagtgatactcagacaaacatgcagacagaacacccatgcacataaaacaaataaataaaaagtaaagaacttaaaagaaaataacaccAAAGTACCACTTAACACGGTAATGGGTAAAGCAGAAACACCATGCTTCCTCTCCCACACTGCTATAAAACACACTTAGAGATACCCCAGGCTTGGCGGAAGGGAGCGGACACATAGTGTACATTCAGTTTTCTGGCACCTTGATGCTGCTCCTGTCTCCTTGCAGTAGAAGCAGTATTGTTCTGCCCACGAACATCAGTCTTCCTGTCAGCCTTAACTCCGAAGCCCACTTCTCCACGGTCTTGACGTATCTAGTCCTTGCTCTCATGTGATCTAAATGCAAAAGAGTTATCCACAACCCGTCATCCACAGCCGGGCTTTCTGGCCCAGGACACTGCTCACTGCTGCTCCAAGTCTCTGGTTGGCTGAGGACATGTCGGAGATTCTCTTGAATCCAGAGAACCAGCTCGTGAATCATAGGCTCTGACAGAAGCTTTCTGGCTTCTTCAAGTACCTTCTCCTTCACGGTAGCACACTGAGCCCTGGTCAGATGTTCAGAGCTAACCGAGACGCCGGGTAGACACAAAGGGTAACCAGCTGGTAAATGGAACACCAGCTCTAAGGGCACATCCTCACCCACAAGTCCTTCAGCTGTTGTGTGAATTCTAAATACAGCCCCATCTGTCTCTGGAAGACATCCAAAAATAATTATTAGCTGTACATAATTCAATCTCAATGGAATACTGATCAGTTAAAATTTCCCTTTTAAATCTCAATTTATTTCTCACGGGAAAATTGAGTTATTTTATGAAGAGACATATAATGCAAAGAAAGCCATGACTTACAGGTCATTTCCCCAGCCATAAACACATATGAACAGCACCACGCAAACCTACTTGCAATTTACACTCTTTATCAACTGTTTTTTA is part of the Peromyscus eremicus chromosome 6, PerEre_H2_v1, whole genome shotgun sequence genome and encodes:
- the Rwdd3 gene encoding RWD domain-containing protein 3 isoform X1; amino-acid sequence: MAEAVQQELSALAAIFCGPHEWEMLSCSETDGAVFRIHTTAEGLVGEDVPLELVFHLPAGYPLCLPGVSVSSEHLTRAQCATVKEKVLEEARKLLSEPMIHELVLWIQENLRHVLSQPETWSSSEQCPGPESPAVDDGLWITLLHLDHMRARTRYVKTVEKWASELRLTGRLMFVGRTILLLLQGDRSSIKEYLILQKTSKVDVDSSGKKCKEKMISVLSETKVQTEHKRFLAFEVKEYSTLEELQKEFETAGLGELFSECVLGLVKRSE
- the Rwdd3 gene encoding RWD domain-containing protein 3 isoform X2, with amino-acid sequence MAEAVQQELSALAAIFCGPHEWEMLSCSETDGAVFRIHTTAEGLVGEDVPLELVFHLPAGYPLCLPGVSVSSEHLTRAQCATVKEKVLEEARKLLSEPMIHELVLWIQENLRHVLSQPETWSSSEQCPGPESPAVDDGLWITLLHLDHMRARTRYVKTVEKWASELRLTGRLMFVGVLDSSENLQSRCGLKWKEVQREND